Proteins encoded within one genomic window of Acidicapsa ligni:
- a CDS encoding DMT family transporter — translation MKLRAYLLMVFVVAIWGSTFVLIKDALRDSTPLAFNLVRMTFAFLILAVAYRRHWREVSRGQLIAGAVVGFFLAAGYQFQTAGLVTTTPSKSAFITGLVVVLVPLLSAVPALRPPGARRPRWNAFLGAILAFGGILLLTLPATSASLIPDFTSINTGINTGDLLTLGCAVAFAFHCISLGHASPRIRFQPLALLQIGFCAVFMAASMPLIEHPHMHITVRLCIALSIAAVLATAAAFSIQSWAQSILPATHTALILTLEPVFAWITSFVVMGERLGLRPASGAILILVGIALTELIPQPHVPTAHEA, via the coding sequence ATGAAGCTACGCGCCTATCTGCTCATGGTCTTCGTCGTTGCCATCTGGGGCTCGACGTTTGTGCTCATCAAAGATGCATTGCGAGACTCCACGCCGCTTGCCTTCAACCTTGTTCGAATGACGTTTGCATTTCTCATTCTGGCTGTGGCCTATCGTCGCCATTGGCGCGAAGTCAGTCGCGGCCAACTCATCGCCGGGGCAGTCGTCGGTTTCTTCCTCGCTGCCGGATACCAGTTCCAAACCGCGGGTCTGGTCACGACTACGCCCTCCAAATCGGCTTTCATCACCGGCCTTGTCGTCGTCCTCGTGCCATTGCTTTCGGCAGTCCCCGCCTTACGCCCACCGGGTGCGCGCCGACCGCGCTGGAATGCCTTTTTAGGCGCGATTCTGGCCTTTGGAGGCATCCTGCTGCTCACGCTCCCTGCTACCAGCGCGAGCCTGATACCGGACTTTACCTCAATCAATACAGGGATCAATACAGGCGATCTGCTGACTCTTGGCTGCGCTGTAGCATTCGCCTTTCACTGCATTTCACTCGGACATGCGTCGCCGCGTATTCGCTTTCAGCCGCTGGCGCTGCTGCAGATTGGCTTCTGCGCTGTATTCATGGCAGCAAGCATGCCCTTGATCGAGCATCCACATATGCACATCACTGTGCGCCTGTGCATCGCGCTCAGCATTGCGGCAGTATTGGCTACAGCGGCAGCATTCTCTATTCAGAGCTGGGCGCAATCCATCCTGCCTGCAACGCATACTGCCCTGATCCTCACGCTGGAACCGGTCTTCGCATGGATCACTTCTTTTGTCGTTATGGGCGAACGCCTTGGCCTGCGACCAGCCTCCGGAGCAATCCTCATTCTCGTTGGAATTGCACTGACGGAATTGATTCCGCAACCTCATGTTCCGACCGCGCATGAAGCCTGA